The DNA segment TCGGCTGGATGATCCTGTTCATCATTATCGCCATCAGTTTTGGTGGCCTGGTGGAGATTATTCCGCAGTTTTACACCAAGGCTAACTACACGCCCTTGCCGGGTATGAAGCCACTCAGTGCGGTGGAGCTGGAAGGCCGTGATATCTACATCCGCGAGGGCTGCCACGTGTGCCACACCCAGATGGTGCGCCCGCTGCGCGCCGAGGTGGAGCGCTATGGTCACTACTCCATGGCCCAGGAATCCGTGTACGAGCACCCCTTCCTGTGGGGCTCCAAGCGCACGGGGCCGGATCTGGCCCGGGTGGGCGGCCGCTACTCCGACGAATGGCAGCGCGCGCACCTGTACAACCCGCGCAGTGTGGTGCCTGAGTCCATTATGCCGGCCTATCCCTGGCTGTTCGACAATGTGGTTACCGGCGAGTATGCCGCGCGCAAGATGGAGGCCCTGCGCCTGGTTGGTGTGCCCTATACCGATGAGGATATCGCCAATGCGTCCAAGCCCTTCGCCGGTGGCAAGGTGAAAGAGATCGATGCCCTGGTGGCCTACCTGCAACAGTTGGGCACCCTGGTAACCCAGAAACGTTAATTGCGGGGGACGGAAACTCATGACCATAGAAACTTTGCGCGAGATCGGGCTGGTGCTGGGATCGTTGGCCTTTCTGGCAATCTGCTGGTGGGCCTTCTCACCGAAACGCAAAAAGCGCTTTGAGGAAGACGCCAAGTTGCCATTTGCCGATGAGGCGCAACAGGACGACAAAAGTGCCTCGGCTGCTCAGAAGGATGAACCCAAATCCGGACAGGGTTCCGAGACCGAACGAAAACAGGGGCAGAACAAGCAATGAGTACATTCTGGAGTTTGTGGGTAATTGTACTCACCCTCACCAACCTGGCACTGATTGTCTGGGTATTGTTCGCCAACCGAAAAGTGGCGGTTGACGACCAGGCGCTACCGGAAAACAAGACCACGGGCCATGTATACGACGGCATTGAGGAGTACGATAACCCCCTGCCCAAGTGGTGGTTCATGCTGTTTATCGTCACGCTGGTGTTTTCCGCCGCCTACCTGCTGATCTACCCGGGTATGGGCAACTTCAAGGGTTTGGCTGACTGGACCTCCGTAGGTGCCCTGGAGGCCTCCGAGGCCAAGGCCCAGGTGCAGTTTGACGAGACGTTTGGCAAGTATCGGGATATGCCCATTGAGGAGATTGCCCAGAGCCGTGAGGCCCTCAAGATGGGTTCCCGTATCTTCGCCAACAACTGTGCCGTGTGCCACGGTGCCGATGGCGGTGGTAACTTTGGCTTTCCTGACCTGACCGACAACGCCTGGCTCTATGGAGGCACCCCGGAAAAAATCCTGGAAACCCTGTACAACGGCCGCCAGGGTGTGATGCCGCCGCAGGGACCGGTGATTGGTGAGGAAGGGGTGAAGAACACCACCGAATATGTACTTTCCCTAAATGGTCTCGAGCATGATGCCGCCATGGCCGCCGAGGGCCAGAAGGTATTCAATACTGTCTGTATGGCCTGCCACGGGCTGGATGCGAAGGGCAACCAGACTCTGGGTGCTCCGAATCTCACCGATGATATCTGGCTTTACGGCAGCAGCCGTGAGCAGATCCAGCACACCATTCGCGGTGGTCGCAGCAACATGATGCCCGCGCAGAGAGACAAACTGCGCGATGACAAAATCCGCCTGGTGGCGGCCTATGTCTACAGCCTGTCTCGTCAGGATGAAGAGCAGCAGTAACTATAAGACCGGGGTCCCGGATATGGGGCCCTGTTTTGTAGCACTCCGGGCGCTACAGGGACGGGGACACAACCTCATAGAATGGCGCCTGACTGTGCCCGTGTGAGAGTGAGGTTTTTGTGAGTGACTTGATTCCCACCCGTGAAGAGCAGGAAGGTGATGGCGAAGTCCGCTACCGCATGCTCTATGAATCGGATGACAAAATCTATATTCGCCATATCCGTGGTGTTTATACCCGGATTCGCAAGTACACAGGCCTGCCGCTGTTGCTGGCCTTTTTCTTTCTCCCCTGGATAAATATTGACGGCCGCCAGTCGGTCTTTTTTGATCTCCCCACCCGCCAGTTTCATATTTTCTGGACCACATTTGGTCCCCAGGACGGCTTTCTGCTCGCTTGGCTGCTGATCATCGCCGCTTTCGCCCTGTTTGCCGTGACAACCTGGATGGGGCGGGTCTGGTGCGGCTTCACCTGCCCGCAGACGGTCTGGACCATGATGTTCATGTGGGCCGAACGGATCTGTGAGGGCGACCGCAACAAGCGCATAAGGCTGGACAAGGCGCCCTGGCACCTGGAGAAAATTCTGCGCAAGGGCGCGACTCACGGGATCTGGCTGCTGATTGCCCTGGCTACGGCCCTGGCGTTTGTCGGCTACTTTTACGGCATTCGCGACCTGGTTGTGGATCTCGCCACGTTTAACGCCCACCCCCAGGGTGTCTTCTGGGTCGCTTTCTTCACCTTCGCCACCTATATGAATGCGGGCTTCCTGCGCGAACAGGTGTGCAAGTACATGTGCCCCTATGCGCGCTTCCAGTCGGTCATGTACGACCAGGATACCCTGGCGGTTTAC comes from the Microbulbifer sp. MI-G genome and includes:
- the ccoO gene encoding cytochrome-c oxidase, cbb3-type subunit II; translation: MKNHDIVEKNIGWMILFIIIAISFGGLVEIIPQFYTKANYTPLPGMKPLSAVELEGRDIYIREGCHVCHTQMVRPLRAEVERYGHYSMAQESVYEHPFLWGSKRTGPDLARVGGRYSDEWQRAHLYNPRSVVPESIMPAYPWLFDNVVTGEYAARKMEALRLVGVPYTDEDIANASKPFAGGKVKEIDALVAYLQQLGTLVTQKR
- a CDS encoding cbb3-type cytochrome oxidase subunit 3, whose amino-acid sequence is MTIETLREIGLVLGSLAFLAICWWAFSPKRKKRFEEDAKLPFADEAQQDDKSASAAQKDEPKSGQGSETERKQGQNKQ
- the ccoP gene encoding cytochrome-c oxidase, cbb3-type subunit III, with the translated sequence MSTFWSLWVIVLTLTNLALIVWVLFANRKVAVDDQALPENKTTGHVYDGIEEYDNPLPKWWFMLFIVTLVFSAAYLLIYPGMGNFKGLADWTSVGALEASEAKAQVQFDETFGKYRDMPIEEIAQSREALKMGSRIFANNCAVCHGADGGGNFGFPDLTDNAWLYGGTPEKILETLYNGRQGVMPPQGPVIGEEGVKNTTEYVLSLNGLEHDAAMAAEGQKVFNTVCMACHGLDAKGNQTLGAPNLTDDIWLYGSSREQIQHTIRGGRSNMMPAQRDKLRDDKIRLVAAYVYSLSRQDEEQQ
- the ccoG gene encoding cytochrome c oxidase accessory protein CcoG, which gives rise to MSDLIPTREEQEGDGEVRYRMLYESDDKIYIRHIRGVYTRIRKYTGLPLLLAFFFLPWINIDGRQSVFFDLPTRQFHIFWTTFGPQDGFLLAWLLIIAAFALFAVTTWMGRVWCGFTCPQTVWTMMFMWAERICEGDRNKRIRLDKAPWHLEKILRKGATHGIWLLIALATALAFVGYFYGIRDLVVDLATFNAHPQGVFWVAFFTFATYMNAGFLREQVCKYMCPYARFQSVMYDQDTLAVYYDAKRGETRGPRKKTMDYRAEGMGDCIDCYWCVQVCPVDIDIRDGMQYECINCGLCVDACNSVMDKMGYDRGLIRFTSEDELERGKTRFLRPRLFGYAVILLAMVGLFAQQVATRSPIEAEVIRDRGARMYRISQGLVQNVYTVKINNMDQAAHEFTIRVEGAPGYDYSVRKPRRVVLEAGEIFPVPIRVSVPRAQLKDGKHDIEIVVQAVDAPELIDRHRTVFIGPKQ